In the Akkermansiaceae bacterium genome, one interval contains:
- the trpB gene encoding tryptophan synthase subunit beta, which translates to MAAATITPDATGHFGRFGGMFVPETLMTPLQDLSVAYEAAKNDPAFHDELNALLTDYVGRPTPLYFAERWTEKLGGAKIYLKREDLLHTGAHKINNAIGQILLAKRLGKKRIIAETGAGQHGVATATVCARFGMECVVYMGAVDMERQALNVARMRLMGAEVRAVTAGQATLKEAVNEAMRDWVATVDHTHYILGSALGSHPFPMIVRDFHRVIGVEAREQILKKEGRLPDLLVACVGGGSNAIGLFHPFLGDENVRMVGVEAGGDGIIPERHAARFQGGKLGVLQGTKTWLLADEDGQIQLTHSISAGLDYAAVGPEHAYLQNMGRVEYTYATDDEALAAFKELAHCEGIIPALESSHAMAYVSKIAGSLPKDSIIIANLSGRGDKDVEQAARHLLGGV; encoded by the coding sequence ATGGCAGCCGCTACCATCACCCCAGACGCCACCGGCCACTTCGGCCGGTTCGGCGGCATGTTCGTCCCGGAAACACTGATGACCCCGCTGCAGGATCTGTCAGTGGCCTATGAGGCCGCGAAGAATGATCCCGCCTTCCACGACGAGCTGAACGCCCTGCTCACGGACTACGTGGGCCGTCCCACCCCGTTGTATTTCGCGGAGCGATGGACGGAAAAGCTGGGCGGGGCGAAAATCTACCTGAAACGGGAGGATCTGCTCCACACCGGCGCGCACAAGATCAACAACGCCATCGGCCAGATCCTGCTGGCGAAGCGCCTGGGCAAGAAGCGCATCATCGCGGAAACCGGCGCGGGACAGCACGGCGTGGCGACCGCCACCGTCTGCGCGCGCTTCGGCATGGAGTGTGTGGTCTATATGGGGGCGGTGGACATGGAGCGCCAGGCTCTGAACGTGGCCCGCATGCGCCTGATGGGCGCGGAGGTCCGGGCGGTGACCGCCGGCCAGGCGACTTTGAAAGAAGCCGTCAACGAGGCGATGCGCGACTGGGTGGCCACCGTGGACCACACCCACTACATCCTCGGCTCCGCGCTGGGATCGCATCCTTTCCCGATGATCGTGCGGGATTTCCACCGGGTGATCGGTGTGGAGGCCCGGGAACAAATCCTGAAAAAGGAAGGCCGCCTGCCTGACCTGCTGGTCGCCTGCGTCGGTGGCGGCTCAAACGCCATCGGCCTGTTCCATCCGTTCCTGGGCGATGAAAACGTCCGCATGGTGGGCGTGGAGGCTGGGGGTGACGGCATCATCCCGGAACGCCATGCCGCGCGTTTCCAGGGCGGCAAGCTGGGCGTGCTGCAAGGCACGAAGACCTGGCTGCTGGCGGATGAGGACGGCCAAATCCAGCTCACCCACTCCATTTCAGCCGGTCTGGACTACGCCGCCGTGGGGCCGGAGCACGCCTACCTCCAGAACATGGGACGGGTGGAATACACCTACGCCACGGATGACGAGGCGCTGGCCGCCTTCAAGGAACTGGCCCACTGCGAGGGCATCATCCCCGCGCTGGAGTCATCCCACGCCATGGCCTACGTCTCGAAGATCGCCGGCAGCCTGCCGAAGGACTCCATCATCATCGCGAACCTCTCCGGCCGCGGTGACAAGGATGTCGAGCAAGCGGCGAGGCATCTGCTCGGCGGGGTGTGA